From the Streptomonospora nanhaiensis genome, the window ACCGCGAGCAGCGCCGTCTTGGACATGCCGTAGTGGATCATCTCGGCGGGGATGACCACGGCGGAGTCGCTGGCGATGAACTGCACCCGCCCGAAGCCGCGCTCCATCATGCCCGGCAGGTAGGCCCGGGTCAGCCGCACGCCCGCCAGGACGTTGACCTCGAAGTAGCGCCGCCACTCGTCGTCGGAGATCTCCAGAGCGGGCGCGGAGCCGAAGACGCCGAGGTTGTTGACGAGGATGTCCGCCTCGGGCAGGGCCGCGACCGCCTGCGCGGCGCCGTCCTCGGTGGCGACGTCGGCCGCCACGGCCACCACCTCGGCGCCGGGGACCTCGGCGCGCAGCCGCGCCACGGCCTCCTCGACCCGGGCGGCCGTGCGGCCGTTGACCCCCACGCGGGCGCCCGAGCGGGCCAGGCCGCTGGCGATCGCCTCGCCGATCCCCTGGGTGGAGCCGGTGACCAGTGCCGTCCTGCCGCTGAGGTCGAGTCGCATCGCGCGCCTTTCGTCGTCTCCGGGTGCGTGGCGGTGCGCCGAGCCGGTCCTCCGCGCACCGGACCCCATCGTGGCAATGCGGCGGCGCCGGGGGCGGCACGCCACGCGCGGGCCGGCTGTGAGGACGCCCACCCATCTCCCGGTCCCCTCCTCCCGCCCCCGCGCGCGGGGGCGGGGCGGACACGCCGGAGGGCGGCGCCGCGCGGGCGCCGCCCTCCGGCAGAGGCGACCGGTGCCCGGCGCGGAGCGGCCCGCT encodes:
- a CDS encoding SDR family NAD(P)-dependent oxidoreductase: MRLDLSGRTALVTGSTQGIGEAIASGLARSGARVGVNGRTAARVEEAVARLRAEVPGAEVVAVAADVATEDGAAQAVAALPEADILVNNLGVFGSAPALEISDDEWRRYFEVNVLAGVRLTRAYLPGMMERGFGRVQFIASDSAVVIPAEMIHYGMSKTALLAVARGFAKEAAGTGVTVNSVIAGPTHTGGVEDFVYQLVDRDLPWEEAQRAFMREHRPQSLLGRLIEPEEIANMVVYLSSAQAAATTGAAVRVDGGYVDSILP